One Frankia alni ACN14a DNA window includes the following coding sequences:
- a CDS encoding ABC transporter substrate-binding protein, with amino-acid sequence MKRPFARRSFSLVALSAATALSVLAACGSPGGGGDDVAPKATSKIPELGKDQKVSIVFESYNFGQAGAWTDTFNELIGKFEKAHPNIHVTAQKPQGSSPNPATDTVSSLQSQIAAGSPPDVVQLGFSDLDFAIHSLKVKSLDDLVGKDAVQANFDGAKYPYAKTARTLGDWDGKTYGVPFVFSTPVLYYNASIFQQAGLDPAKPPKTWDEARADAKAIVDKTDHDGVYLDCLTKIAKDWCFQSLVRSNGGRVISENRTTLTYAQPPAVQAVQMAQGLVKDGLTPVLGQKEAYTSFAAGNVGMILETSSVQGTFVKGAKGKWDLRAAEMPSFGAKPTVPTNSGASLFVLSNDPAKQRAGWELIKFLTSEDAYKTISTKIGYLPLRTGLVDDPNGLADWAKANPLVVPNIAQLDRMEPWISIPGVNYIQVRDGMMEAVEKIVYQGADAQSTLTAAQKQGTALLPKA; translated from the coding sequence GTGAAAAGACCGTTCGCCCGGAGATCGTTCTCCCTGGTGGCCCTGTCGGCCGCCACCGCTCTGTCCGTCCTGGCCGCCTGCGGCTCGCCCGGCGGCGGTGGCGACGACGTGGCACCGAAGGCCACCAGCAAGATCCCCGAGCTCGGCAAGGACCAGAAGGTCTCCATCGTCTTCGAGAGCTACAACTTCGGTCAGGCCGGCGCCTGGACCGACACCTTCAACGAGCTGATCGGCAAGTTCGAGAAGGCGCACCCGAACATCCACGTCACCGCGCAGAAGCCGCAGGGTTCCAGCCCGAACCCGGCCACCGACACGGTGTCGAGCCTGCAGAGCCAGATCGCCGCCGGCTCGCCGCCGGACGTCGTCCAGCTCGGCTTCAGCGACCTCGACTTCGCCATCCACTCCCTGAAGGTGAAGTCGCTGGACGACCTCGTCGGCAAGGACGCCGTCCAGGCGAACTTCGACGGCGCCAAGTACCCGTACGCCAAGACCGCGCGGACCCTCGGTGACTGGGACGGCAAGACCTACGGCGTGCCGTTCGTCTTCTCCACCCCGGTGCTGTACTACAACGCCTCCATCTTCCAGCAGGCCGGGCTCGACCCGGCGAAGCCGCCGAAGACGTGGGACGAGGCGCGCGCGGACGCCAAGGCGATCGTCGACAAGACCGACCACGACGGTGTGTACCTCGACTGCCTCACGAAGATCGCCAAGGACTGGTGCTTCCAGAGCCTGGTGCGCTCCAACGGCGGACGGGTGATCTCGGAGAACCGCACCACCCTGACCTACGCGCAGCCCCCCGCCGTCCAGGCGGTCCAGATGGCCCAGGGCCTGGTCAAGGACGGTCTGACCCCCGTACTCGGCCAGAAGGAGGCCTACACGAGCTTCGCCGCCGGCAACGTCGGCATGATCCTGGAGACCAGCTCCGTCCAGGGCACGTTCGTCAAGGGCGCGAAGGGCAAGTGGGACCTGCGCGCCGCGGAGATGCCGAGCTTCGGGGCGAAGCCGACCGTCCCGACGAACTCCGGCGCGTCGCTGTTCGTGCTCTCCAACGACCCGGCCAAGCAGCGCGCCGGCTGGGAGCTGATCAAGTTCCTGACCAGCGAGGACGCCTACAAGACGATCTCCACCAAGATCGGCTACCTGCCGCTGCGGACCGGCCTCGTCGATGACCCGAACGGCCTCGCCGACTGGGCCAAGGCCAACCCGCTGGTCGTGCCGAACATCGCTCAGCTCGACCGGATGGAGCCGTGGATCTCGATTCCCGGCGTCAACTACATCCAGGTCCGTGACGGGATGATGGAGGCGGTCGAGAAGATCGTCTACCAGGGCGCGGATGCGCAGTCGACCCTGACCGCCGCCCAGAAGCAGGGCACGGCACTGCTACCGAAGGCGTAA
- a CDS encoding ABC transporter ATP-binding protein translates to MSRITVENVTRRYGDVRAVDGVSLDVAHGDFLVLLGPSGCGKSTLLRMIAGLVPPSDGRVLVDGNDVTETPARDRDLAMVFQSYALYPHLTVERNIGFPLRARKQRKADIRRRVAEVADILDLAALLDRRPRELSGGQRQRVALGRALVRDPGAFLMDEPLSNLDAQLRTATRTEITELHRRLGRTFVYVTHDQVEAMTMATSVAVLNRGRLEQLGTPTEVYDAPASAFVAGFLGSPPMNLLDAEIVSRDGRLHAVAAGVDVPLGQGEPGDQVQRPAILGVRPEHLSLRPASSDGTPPEAGAPNGAVPDSAAPAAALRGTVRTIENLGSEEIAHCRVGAAEVAVRARRPAGFTVGQAVVLTVRPEHTHLFDRESGRRLVWQPDRDAQIPAARVPVAT, encoded by the coding sequence GTGAGCCGCATTACCGTCGAAAACGTCACGCGCCGCTATGGTGACGTGCGGGCGGTCGACGGGGTGAGCCTCGACGTCGCCCACGGCGACTTCCTGGTCCTGCTCGGCCCCAGCGGCTGCGGGAAGTCGACGCTGCTGCGCATGATCGCAGGTCTGGTTCCGCCCAGCGACGGCCGGGTGCTCGTGGACGGCAACGACGTCACCGAGACCCCGGCCCGCGACCGCGACCTCGCGATGGTGTTCCAGAGCTACGCGCTTTACCCGCACCTGACCGTCGAGCGCAACATCGGGTTCCCGCTGCGCGCCCGTAAGCAGCGCAAGGCCGACATCCGTCGCCGCGTCGCCGAGGTCGCCGACATCCTCGACCTCGCCGCGCTGCTCGACCGCCGGCCGCGGGAGCTTTCCGGCGGCCAGCGCCAGCGGGTGGCCCTCGGCCGCGCCCTGGTCCGTGACCCCGGCGCCTTCCTGATGGACGAGCCGCTGTCGAACCTGGACGCCCAGCTGCGCACCGCGACCCGCACGGAGATCACCGAACTGCACCGCCGGCTCGGGCGGACGTTCGTCTACGTCACCCACGACCAGGTCGAGGCGATGACGATGGCGACGTCGGTCGCCGTGCTCAACCGCGGCCGCCTGGAGCAGCTCGGGACGCCGACCGAGGTGTACGACGCCCCGGCGTCGGCGTTCGTCGCCGGGTTCCTGGGCTCCCCGCCGATGAACCTGCTCGACGCCGAGATCGTCAGCCGCGACGGCCGGCTGCACGCGGTCGCCGCGGGCGTGGACGTTCCCCTGGGTCAGGGTGAGCCGGGCGACCAGGTGCAGCGACCCGCCATCCTCGGCGTCCGCCCGGAGCACCTGAGCCTGCGGCCGGCGTCGAGCGACGGCACGCCGCCCGAGGCCGGCGCCCCGAACGGCGCCGTCCCCGACAGCGCCGCCCCCGCGGCGGCGCTGCGCGGCACCGTACGCACGATCGAGAACCTCGGCAGCGAGGAGATCGCCCACTGCCGCGTCGGCGCGGCCGAGGTGGCCGTGCGGGCCCGCCGGCCGGCCGGCTTCACCGTCGGCCAGGCCGTCGTCCTCACCGTCCGCCCCGAGCACACCCACCTGTTCGACCGGGAGTCGGGACGCCGGCTCGTCTGGCAGCCGGACCGGGACGCCCAGATCCCGGCTGCCCGTGTCCCCGTCGCCACCTGA
- a CDS encoding alpha/beta hydrolase family protein: protein MEALRVDSVGGVSFVLRVLPHADPDAPVVLILPAMALKAKFYLPIARALHAAGLSVVTTDLRAQGESTPGLHDQPTFGYRELIEVDLPRVLAAVRTRFPGSRPYLFGHSLGGQIALLHAAAAAAEQRHGTADGGIAGVCVIGTGTVYWKAFGFRRWAEALYSIQTIGLVARVRGYWPGGMLIGGAMPGRVMTDWARHSRTSRYRPHGTTRDYDRLLAELDLPVLAISLDDDRLGPKSNVDFLCRRMPRARLDRWHITAAAGVAHRDHFAWTKDPAVIGPAVAAWIRDRRRPE, encoded by the coding sequence TTGGAGGCGCTGCGGGTCGACAGCGTCGGGGGCGTGTCGTTCGTGCTGCGGGTGCTCCCCCACGCCGACCCGGACGCGCCGGTCGTGCTGATCCTGCCCGCGATGGCGCTCAAGGCGAAGTTCTACCTGCCGATCGCGCGGGCGCTGCACGCGGCGGGGCTGTCGGTGGTGACGACGGACCTGCGCGCCCAGGGCGAGTCGACGCCCGGCCTGCACGACCAGCCGACCTTCGGCTACCGCGAGCTCATCGAGGTCGACCTGCCGCGGGTGCTGGCCGCCGTGCGGACGCGGTTCCCCGGGTCGCGGCCGTACCTGTTCGGGCACAGCCTCGGCGGCCAGATCGCCCTGCTGCACGCCGCCGCCGCAGCGGCCGAGCAGCGCCACGGGACCGCCGACGGCGGGATCGCCGGTGTCTGCGTCATCGGCACCGGGACCGTGTACTGGAAGGCGTTCGGCTTCCGCCGGTGGGCGGAGGCGCTGTACTCGATCCAGACGATCGGCCTGGTCGCGCGGGTGCGTGGCTACTGGCCGGGCGGCATGCTCATCGGGGGCGCCATGCCCGGGCGGGTGATGACGGACTGGGCCCGCCACTCCCGCACCAGCCGCTACCGGCCGCACGGGACGACCCGTGACTACGACCGGCTGCTCGCCGAGCTTGACCTGCCGGTGCTGGCCATCTCCCTCGACGACGACCGGTTGGGACCGAAGTCGAACGTGGACTTCCTCTGCCGCCGCATGCCCAGAGCCCGGCTCGACCGCTGGCACATCACCGCCGCCGCCGGTGTCGCCCACCGCGATCACTTCGCCTGGACGAAGGATCCCGCCGTCATCGGCCCGGCGGTCGCGGCCTGGATCCGCGACCGCCGCCGACCCGAGTAG
- a CDS encoding PaaI family thioesterase yields MSNPSVLSPAAPGFAVFAQPGNAVDFAHIRRMANTVVPFGAFVGVEVTEVDADHAVVEIPDRPELTNQFGTVHAGAQFLAADIAGACAFVGATAARIADVEWLVVRDSWSSFRRPARGLVRAVGTVDERAVRQVLAAGPGERVDLDGKAVLHDAAGALVATFRFAYVAELAAPAGAPAAP; encoded by the coding sequence GTGAGCAACCCGTCAGTTCTGAGCCCGGCAGCACCCGGATTCGCGGTCTTCGCCCAGCCGGGGAACGCCGTGGACTTCGCGCACATCCGGCGCATGGCGAACACGGTGGTGCCGTTCGGCGCGTTCGTCGGCGTCGAGGTGACGGAGGTCGACGCTGACCACGCGGTCGTGGAGATCCCCGACCGTCCCGAGCTGACCAACCAGTTCGGCACCGTGCACGCCGGCGCGCAGTTCCTCGCCGCGGACATCGCCGGGGCGTGCGCGTTCGTGGGGGCGACGGCGGCCCGGATCGCCGACGTGGAATGGCTCGTCGTACGCGACAGCTGGTCGTCGTTCCGCCGGCCCGCCCGGGGCCTGGTGCGCGCCGTGGGCACCGTCGACGAGCGCGCGGTGCGCCAGGTGCTCGCCGCCGGCCCCGGCGAGCGCGTCGACCTCGACGGCAAGGCGGTGCTGCACGACGCCGCCGGCGCGCTGGTCGCCACCTTCCGCTTCGCCTACGTCGCCGAACTCGCCGCCCCGGCCGGCGCCCCGGCCGCCCCGTGA
- a CDS encoding acyl-CoA dehydrogenase family protein produces the protein MSETIVRPSEASSPPDPVLLAERTARFVRDVVVPVEREIVVDGRRMDDALRLELVAAAKDAGVFGPLSPVEYGGFGLDFRGQAHVLIAAGASLVGPLALHCWAPDDGNIHLLADATTPAQRERYLAPLAAGEVRSSIAMTEPAPGTGSDPSMLRTLATRVPGGWSITGAKHLITGADGAAFTICVARTDAGPTMFLVDADNPGMRVVRRMPTLDFTSAPGGHCEVAFDDCRVDDDAVLGEVGLGLEYAQARLAPSRLTFCMNWLGLAVRAHVLAAEHVLGRHSFGAPIAEHGMAQALVADNEIDLAAARALVHATAATLDLQGATSSAARHDAAIAKTFVSEAVWRVLDRAVQLFGGLGVCEDHLVARFLVEARAFRIYEGPSEVLRASVARRVFRRLG, from the coding sequence GTGAGCGAGACAATCGTCAGGCCCTCCGAAGCATCGAGTCCGCCGGATCCCGTGCTGTTGGCGGAACGCACCGCGCGGTTCGTCCGCGACGTCGTCGTCCCCGTCGAACGCGAGATCGTCGTCGACGGCCGCCGGATGGACGACGCGCTGCGGCTGGAGCTGGTGGCGGCCGCCAAGGACGCCGGGGTGTTCGGCCCGCTGTCGCCCGTCGAGTACGGCGGCTTCGGCCTGGACTTCCGCGGGCAGGCGCACGTGCTCATCGCCGCGGGGGCGAGCCTCGTCGGGCCGCTGGCCCTGCACTGCTGGGCCCCGGACGACGGCAACATCCACCTGCTCGCCGACGCCACCACCCCGGCCCAGCGCGAGCGCTACCTGGCGCCGCTGGCCGCCGGCGAGGTGCGTTCGTCGATCGCGATGACCGAACCGGCGCCCGGCACCGGATCCGACCCGAGCATGCTGCGCACGCTGGCCACCCGGGTGCCCGGCGGCTGGTCGATCACGGGCGCCAAGCACCTCATCACCGGCGCGGACGGCGCCGCGTTCACGATCTGCGTCGCGCGCACCGACGCCGGCCCCACGATGTTCCTCGTCGACGCGGACAACCCGGGGATGCGGGTGGTGCGCCGGATGCCGACGCTGGACTTCACCAGCGCCCCCGGCGGCCACTGCGAGGTCGCCTTCGACGACTGCCGCGTCGACGACGACGCCGTGCTCGGCGAGGTCGGCCTGGGCCTGGAGTACGCCCAGGCCCGGCTGGCCCCGTCCCGGCTGACGTTCTGCATGAACTGGCTGGGCCTCGCGGTCCGCGCGCACGTGCTGGCCGCCGAACACGTGCTGGGCCGCCACTCCTTCGGCGCCCCGATCGCCGAGCACGGCATGGCGCAGGCCCTCGTCGCCGACAACGAGATCGACCTCGCCGCCGCCCGCGCCCTCGTCCACGCCACCGCCGCGACCCTGGACCTCCAGGGCGCGACCAGCTCGGCGGCCCGCCACGACGCCGCCATCGCGAAGACCTTCGTGTCCGAGGCGGTGTGGCGGGTGCTGGACCGGGCGGTGCAGCTCTTCGGCGGGCTCGGCGTCTGCGAGGACCACCTCGTCGCCCGCTTCCTCGTCGAGGCGCGCGCCTTCCGCATCTACGAGGGCCCCTCCGAGGTGCTGCGGGCCTCGGTGGCACGGCGGGTGTTCCGCCGCCTCGGCTAG
- a CDS encoding PDR/VanB family oxidoreductase yields MSSVSRWTVLRVDTATLAAENVLVVVLVDPQGEALDTWAPGAHVDIRVPGGEIRQYSLCGDPSDTRSWRIAVLLEEKSRGGSRYFHEQVVTGTEIEVGAPRNNFPLVAGGSYRLVAGGIGITPLLPMLHELERRGADWRLYYGGRARRRMAFLPELARHSERVRVLPEDTEGLLPVEDIVAELADDSRLYCCGPEPLLAATERAFAARGVGSLHIERFRPRPTDGADDAEQRAFDVLLAGSGRLVRVRADQSVLDALDRAGLDVPSSCREGTCASCETTVLDGEVDHRDSVLSAQEQATGTTMMICVSRARSERLTLDL; encoded by the coding sequence GTGAGTTCGGTATCTCGCTGGACGGTCCTGCGGGTGGACACCGCGACCCTGGCAGCAGAGAACGTGCTGGTAGTCGTGCTGGTGGACCCGCAAGGAGAGGCTCTCGACACCTGGGCTCCGGGCGCCCACGTGGATATTCGGGTACCGGGAGGGGAGATCCGCCAGTACTCGTTGTGCGGTGATCCGTCCGATACCCGGTCATGGCGAATCGCGGTGCTCCTGGAGGAGAAAAGCCGGGGCGGGTCGCGCTACTTCCATGAACAGGTCGTGACGGGCACGGAAATCGAGGTGGGCGCCCCGCGAAACAATTTCCCGCTGGTGGCCGGCGGGTCCTACCGGCTGGTCGCCGGCGGCATCGGGATCACGCCGCTGCTGCCGATGCTGCACGAGCTGGAGCGCCGCGGCGCCGACTGGCGGCTGTACTACGGCGGTCGGGCGCGGCGGCGGATGGCGTTCCTGCCCGAACTCGCCCGCCACTCCGAGCGGGTGCGTGTGCTGCCCGAGGACACCGAGGGCCTGCTGCCCGTCGAGGACATCGTCGCCGAGCTCGCCGACGACTCGCGGCTGTACTGCTGCGGGCCGGAGCCGTTGCTGGCGGCCACCGAGCGGGCGTTCGCCGCCCGCGGCGTCGGCAGCCTGCACATCGAGCGGTTCCGCCCCCGCCCGACGGACGGCGCGGACGACGCCGAGCAGCGGGCCTTCGACGTACTGCTGGCCGGCTCCGGACGGCTGGTGCGGGTACGGGCCGACCAGTCGGTGCTCGACGCGCTCGACCGCGCCGGGCTCGACGTCCCCTCCTCGTGCCGCGAGGGCACCTGCGCGAGCTGCGAGACGACCGTGCTCGACGGCGAGGTCGACCACCGGGACTCGGTGCTGTCGGCGCAGGAGCAGGCCACCGGCACCACGATGATGATCTGCGTCTCGCGGGCGCGTTCGGAGCGGCTGACCCTTGACCTCTGA
- a CDS encoding FAD-dependent oxidoreductase produces MTSDRSTSTPHSGHAVVLGAGIAGLLAARVLSESFDRVSVLDRDDLPGTGDTGDLGSGLGAGLGARRGVPQAGHLHALMDRGREILEELHPGLVTRLVAAGAPTSEALVGGRWYLQGRRVGPVSTGLTSVLASRPLLERELRRRTAALPGVRLLPRTAVIGLVGVGADESVTGVRIRAGAGDGASTVLAADLVVDASGRNSRSLDWLAAAGHPAPPTSRVTVDLGYASRIYQRRPEHLGGDLSVIISTTPGLRGGGAAAVEGDRWIVTLAGLLGEHPPTDDDGFRAFARRLPAPDIADLIGTATPLTDAVPYRFRESVRRHFEAVRRPPDGIVVIGDALCSFNPLYAQGMTVAAQQALVLRDCLSGGLRGLPGRFYRAVGPVLDVAWDMATSSDLRYPAVAGRRTLRGRVTGSYAARAQRRAHRDPAVARTLMRVVHLAEPPTALLRPALAARVLAPGAPRAITPAAPTVRDRLAVPHHEQS; encoded by the coding sequence TTGACCTCTGACCGATCGACCTCGACACCGCACTCCGGGCATGCCGTCGTCCTCGGGGCGGGGATCGCCGGCCTGCTCGCCGCGCGGGTCCTGAGCGAGTCCTTCGACCGGGTCAGCGTCCTCGACCGTGACGACCTGCCCGGCACCGGCGACACGGGCGATCTCGGTTCCGGTCTGGGCGCCGGTCTCGGTGCCCGCCGCGGGGTGCCACAGGCCGGGCACCTGCACGCGCTCATGGACCGTGGGCGGGAGATCCTCGAGGAGCTGCACCCCGGCCTGGTCACGCGGCTCGTCGCCGCCGGGGCGCCGACGAGCGAGGCGCTGGTCGGCGGGCGCTGGTACCTGCAGGGGCGCCGCGTCGGGCCGGTCTCCACCGGGCTGACGTCGGTGCTCGCGAGCCGGCCGCTGCTCGAACGCGAGCTGCGCCGGCGCACGGCGGCCCTGCCCGGCGTCCGCCTGCTGCCGCGGACCGCGGTGATCGGGCTGGTCGGCGTCGGGGCGGATGAGTCCGTCACCGGCGTGCGGATCCGTGCCGGCGCCGGCGACGGCGCGTCGACGGTGCTCGCCGCGGACCTGGTGGTCGACGCCAGCGGCCGCAACTCCCGTTCGCTGGACTGGCTTGCCGCCGCCGGGCACCCGGCGCCGCCGACGTCGCGCGTCACCGTGGATCTCGGCTACGCCTCGCGGATCTACCAGCGTCGCCCCGAGCACCTCGGCGGCGACCTCAGCGTCATCATCTCCACCACCCCGGGCCTGCGCGGCGGGGGCGCGGCCGCCGTCGAGGGCGACCGCTGGATCGTCACCCTCGCGGGCCTGCTCGGCGAGCATCCCCCCACCGACGACGACGGGTTCCGCGCGTTCGCCCGGCGGCTGCCGGCCCCCGACATCGCCGACCTCATCGGCACGGCGACGCCCCTGACCGACGCCGTGCCCTACCGGTTCCGGGAATCGGTGCGGCGGCACTTCGAGGCCGTGCGCCGCCCACCCGACGGGATCGTGGTCATCGGCGACGCACTGTGCAGCTTCAACCCGCTCTACGCGCAGGGCATGACGGTCGCCGCCCAGCAGGCGCTGGTCCTGCGCGACTGCCTGAGCGGGGGTCTGCGCGGGCTGCCCGGCCGCTTCTACCGCGCGGTCGGCCCCGTCCTCGACGTCGCGTGGGACATGGCGACCTCGTCGGACCTGCGCTACCCGGCGGTGGCGGGCCGGCGCACCCTGCGGGGCCGGGTTACCGGGAGCTACGCGGCCCGCGCGCAGCGCCGCGCACATCGCGATCCCGCCGTCGCCCGGACCCTCATGCGCGTGGTCCACCTCGCCGAGCCGCCCACCGCGCTGCTGCGCCCGGCGCTGGCCGCCCGGGTGCTCGCTCCCGGCGCCCCGCGGGCGATCACCCCCGCCGCGCCCACTGTCCGTGACCGCCTGGCCGTCCCCCACCACGAGCAGTCGTAG
- a CDS encoding cytochrome P450, producing MVTVQPASSEAYVPPNESSPEQTGARLLAKLFDPANRHDPYSIYTELRAAGPLHTGPFDLKLANRYADCAAVLGSQEWGHDREPHQLHPTIPAEAFPASFLWMEPPDHTRLRGLVTKAFTARTVAALRPRIAALVDELLDNALRQGEFDLIATIAYPLPLTVVCEILGVPAEDHPLVQVWSQALARAFDPDVLMTPEALAERNRAIPEFLSYFRALVSRRRREATGDDLITQLAAVEEQGDRLTEEELLGTCVTLLIAGHETTVNLVGNGMMALIRHPDQVALLRERPELIGPAVDELLRYDSPIHMNTRAAKRELVVGGEVFAPGEGIVALIACANRDPLVYDDPERLDVTRFHTSKPIARHLSFSLGHHYCLGAPLALLEMELLLAGVLDRVADMELLTDTPPYKPNMLIRGLAELPTRFHAA from the coding sequence ATGGTCACCGTCCAACCCGCGTCGTCCGAGGCCTACGTCCCACCGAACGAGTCGTCCCCCGAGCAGACGGGGGCCCGGCTGCTCGCGAAGCTGTTCGACCCCGCGAACCGGCACGACCCCTACTCCATCTACACCGAACTGCGCGCCGCCGGACCGCTGCACACCGGGCCGTTCGACCTCAAGCTCGCCAACCGCTACGCGGACTGCGCGGCGGTGTTGGGCAGCCAGGAGTGGGGCCACGACCGCGAGCCCCACCAGCTCCACCCGACCATCCCCGCCGAGGCGTTCCCCGCGTCGTTCCTGTGGATGGAGCCACCGGACCACACCCGGCTGCGCGGCCTGGTGACGAAGGCGTTCACCGCGCGGACCGTGGCGGCGCTGCGGCCCCGCATCGCCGCGCTCGTCGACGAGCTGCTCGACAACGCGCTGCGGCAGGGCGAGTTCGACCTCATCGCCACCATCGCCTACCCGCTGCCGCTGACGGTGGTCTGCGAGATCCTCGGCGTGCCGGCCGAGGACCATCCGCTGGTGCAGGTCTGGTCGCAGGCGCTCGCCCGGGCCTTCGACCCCGACGTGCTGATGACGCCGGAGGCGCTCGCCGAGCGCAACCGCGCCATCCCCGAGTTCCTGTCGTACTTCCGCGCCCTGGTCTCCCGCCGGCGCCGGGAGGCGACGGGCGACGATCTGATCACCCAGCTCGCCGCCGTCGAGGAGCAGGGCGACCGGCTCACCGAGGAGGAGCTGCTGGGCACCTGCGTGACGCTGCTCATCGCCGGCCACGAGACGACGGTCAACCTCGTCGGCAACGGGATGATGGCCCTGATCCGCCACCCCGACCAGGTCGCGCTGCTGCGGGAGCGCCCCGAGCTGATCGGGCCGGCGGTCGACGAGCTGCTGCGCTACGACTCGCCCATCCACATGAACACCCGGGCCGCCAAGCGCGAGCTGGTCGTGGGCGGCGAGGTCTTCGCCCCCGGTGAGGGGATCGTCGCGCTCATCGCGTGCGCGAACCGCGACCCGCTGGTGTACGACGACCCGGAGCGGCTCGACGTCACCCGCTTCCACACCTCCAAGCCGATCGCCCGGCACCTGTCGTTCAGCCTCGGCCACCACTACTGCCTCGGCGCGCCGCTGGCACTACTCGAGATGGAGCTGCTGCTCGCCGGCGTGCTGGACCGGGTCGCCGACATGGAGCTGCTCACCGACACGCCGCCGTACAAGCCGAACATGCTCATCCGCGGCCTGGCCGAACTCCCCACGCGCTTCCACGCCGCCTGA
- a CDS encoding cytochrome P450 — protein sequence MTTAEIDGDRVDAHRVVDAHDVFDTAHRIDPYPRYRRLRQAGSPTPVRLGDAEVTLMSRFSDCAAVLQSQAWGHGNVDRLSPFWDQQASLPGSFIRMDPPDHRRLRTLVNKAFSARMVADLTPMITSLVDTLVDRALAAGGLDVISGLSAPLAQAMVGQRLLGVPAADAEMLRSWELAIARGTDPDALLSAEDAARRDSAGANVVAYLQDLVARRKAHPEDDLLSRLVAVEESGEVLTAAEVLGICVLLLVAGMETSINLVGNGILALLAHPDQLALLRARPELAPSAVEEILRYDTPTQFTMRVALTDTTVGERRFRRGDGAIVLMGSAGRDTDVFDGGERLDVTRYAEPGRSPRHLGFSLGLHYCLGAPLARLEATTAIRTLVERAPALSLATDELSYQPSLIHRGLSSLPVDLSPAAA from the coding sequence ATGACCACAGCGGAGATCGACGGCGACCGGGTCGACGCCCACCGTGTTGTCGACGCCCACGACGTGTTCGACACCGCCCACCGGATCGATCCCTACCCTCGGTACCGCCGGCTGCGCCAGGCTGGCAGCCCGACCCCCGTCCGGCTGGGCGACGCCGAGGTGACGCTGATGTCCCGGTTCTCGGACTGCGCCGCGGTGTTGCAGAGCCAGGCGTGGGGCCACGGCAACGTCGACCGGCTCAGCCCCTTCTGGGACCAGCAGGCGAGCCTGCCCGGGTCGTTCATCCGGATGGACCCGCCGGACCACCGGCGGCTGCGCACGCTGGTCAACAAGGCGTTCAGCGCCCGGATGGTCGCCGACCTCACGCCGATGATCACCAGCCTGGTCGACACGCTGGTGGACCGCGCGCTCGCCGCCGGCGGACTCGACGTGATCAGCGGCCTGTCCGCGCCGCTCGCCCAGGCGATGGTGGGTCAGCGGCTGCTCGGGGTGCCCGCGGCCGATGCCGAGATGCTGCGTTCCTGGGAGCTGGCCATCGCCCGCGGCACCGACCCCGACGCCCTGCTGTCCGCCGAGGACGCCGCCCGTCGCGACTCCGCCGGCGCGAACGTGGTCGCCTACCTTCAGGACCTCGTGGCGCGCCGCAAGGCGCACCCCGAAGACGACCTTCTCAGCCGGCTCGTCGCGGTGGAGGAGTCCGGCGAGGTGCTCACCGCCGCCGAGGTGCTCGGCATCTGCGTGCTGCTGCTCGTCGCCGGGATGGAGACGTCGATCAACCTGGTCGGCAACGGCATCCTCGCCCTGCTCGCCCACCCCGACCAGCTGGCGCTGCTGCGCGCCCGGCCCGAGCTGGCCCCGTCGGCGGTGGAGGAGATCCTGCGCTACGACACGCCGACCCAGTTCACGATGCGGGTCGCGCTCACCGACACCACCGTCGGCGAACGCCGCTTCCGCCGCGGGGACGGGGCGATCGTGCTGATGGGGTCGGCGGGCCGGGACACCGATGTGTTCGACGGCGGCGAACGCCTCGACGTCACCCGCTACGCCGAGCCCGGCCGCTCGCCGCGCCACCTCGGTTTCAGCCTCGGCCTGCACTACTGCCTGGGCGCGCCGCTGGCCCGGCTGGAGGCGACGACCGCGATCCGCACGCTGGTCGAGCGCGCGCCGGCGCTGTCGCTGGCCACCGACGAGCTGTCCTACCAGCCGAGCCTCATCCACCGTGGGCTGAGCTCGCTGCCCGTCGACCTCTCCCCCGCCGCGGCCTGA